Proteins encoded by one window of Vigna radiata var. radiata cultivar VC1973A chromosome 5, Vradiata_ver6, whole genome shotgun sequence:
- the LOC106761347 gene encoding uncharacterized protein LOC106761347 has product MMNSLLNAKACVGVRSPVIANSEERSAKRMMQNVNCRNSRNWRNVAVSCGSEKNGNDGIGASEGLNSGSFLSPSHNYAILKHRMEIAAKSEYYEEAARLRDSLKCFEDEVPVLRLRRLLKEAVADERFQDAAIYRDQLKEIAPHSLLKCSSDSTTLGIRVQVKSVYLEGRSQPTEEVYFFEYKIRITNNTNRPVQLLRRHWIITDANGKTENFWGIGVGGEQPAIFPRSSFEFSSTCPLNAQNGRMEGDFELIHVDRVGPRAFNVAVAPFSLSLLGDDDEDVETI; this is encoded by the exons ATGATGAATTCGTTGTTGAATGCCAAGGCATGCGTGGGTGTGCGGTCACCGGTTATAGCGAACTCCGAGGAAAGGAGTGCGAAGAGGATGATGCAAAACGTGAATTGTAGGAACAGTAGGAATTGGAGGAATGTGGCTGTGTCGTGCGGTTCGGAGAAGAACGGGAACGATGGAATTGGCGCGAGTGAAGGGTTGAATTCGGGGTCGTTTTTGTCTCCGAGTCACAATTACGCGATCTTGAAGCACCGGATGGAGATAGCGGCAAAGTCTGAG TATTATGAAGAGGCTGCAAGGCTTCGTGACTCGCTCAAATGCTTCGAGGACGAAGTTCCTGTTCTGCGTCTGCGGAGGCTGTTGAAAGAAGCTGTTGCTGATGAGAGATTTCAG GATGCAGCTATATATCGTGATCAGCTCAAAGAAATTGCTCCACATTCTCTCTTAAAATGTTCAAGTGATTCTACAACCTTG GGAATTCGGGTACAAGTTAAGAGTGTATATTTAGAGGGCAGAAGTCAACCAACAGAAGAGGTATATTtctttgaatataaaataagaattaccaATAACACAAATCGCCCTGTTCAACTTCTGAGAAGGCACTGGATTATAACTGATGCTAATGGAAAAACTGAAAATTTCTG GGGAATTGGGGTTGGTGGTGAACAGCCAGCTATATTTCCTAGAAGTAGTTTTGAATTCTCTTCTACATGCCCTTTAAACGCACAAAATGGTAGAATG GAGGGTGACTTTGAGCTGATACATGTTGATCGAGTAGGTCCAAGAGCATTTAACGTGGCTGTTGccccattttctctctctctacttggagatgatgatgaggatgtcGAAACTATCTGA